One part of the Methylobacterium terrae genome encodes these proteins:
- a CDS encoding cupin domain-containing protein — protein MGRRGQVFTRGAEVAWEPAGAGVRRQVLAYDDGVMLVRVAFEAGAVGPAHSHPHVQCTLVERGVFDVTIAGETARLVAGDTFLVPSGAIHSAVAVEAGALTDVFTPMREEFVPAAENG, from the coding sequence ATGGGACGGCGCGGACAGGTCTTCACCCGGGGCGCGGAGGTCGCCTGGGAGCCGGCCGGGGCGGGCGTGCGCCGGCAGGTGCTCGCCTACGACGACGGCGTGATGCTGGTGCGGGTCGCCTTCGAGGCCGGCGCGGTCGGCCCGGCGCATTCCCACCCGCACGTGCAGTGCACCCTGGTGGAGCGGGGCGTGTTCGACGTCACCATCGCGGGCGAGACGGCGCGGCTCGTCGCCGGCGACACGTTCCTCGTTCCCTCCGGGGCGATCCACTCCGCCGTCGCGGTCGAGGCCGGGGCGCTGACCGACGTGTTCACGCCGATGCGGGAGGAGTTCGTCCCGGCGGCGGAGAACGGCTGA
- a CDS encoding AP2 domain-containing protein: protein MFGRDAPRRGLPGWRVALERDGRSLVRVFSDAKYGGSAGALHVARACRAAVEAVLPDLPDPGASGVRRRRRGAAAIQGAHRFEADARRAARWVAFATGPGGRRGTRSFSVGRPGEDEARRLAQAARLADLAAARAGGN from the coding sequence GTGTTCGGCCGCGACGCGCCGCGCCGCGGGCTGCCGGGCTGGCGGGTGGCGCTCGAGCGGGACGGGCGCAGCCTCGTGCGGGTGTTTTCCGACGCCAAGTACGGCGGATCCGCCGGCGCGCTGCACGTCGCGCGGGCCTGTCGGGCGGCGGTCGAGGCGGTGCTGCCGGATTTGCCGGATCCGGGAGCGAGCGGTGTACGCCGCCGGCGGCGCGGGGCGGCCGCGATCCAGGGCGCGCACCGGTTCGAGGCCGATGCACGGCGGGCGGCGCGCTGGGTCGCGTTCGCGACCGGCCCGGGCGGGCGGCGGGGAACCCGCAGCTTCAGCGTCGGGCGCCCCGGCGAGGACGAGGCGCGGCGCCTGGCGCAAGCCGCCCGCCTCGCCGACCTGGCGGCGGCCCGGGCCGGCGGCAACTGA
- the tssI gene encoding type VI secretion system tip protein TssI/VgrG — protein sequence MSEHVRYTQAGRLMAIDTVLGPDALLLERLEVEEGLNRLFTIQARVRAQRDEVRPDEIVGTAADLSLTLADGSQRVWNGLVTELHEGPIVTRGARQYALTLRPRLWLMSQRSDCRIFLTQSTLEVLETLCAEHRIRDYNLAGVTRPPQKRDYVVQWNETDLAYLLRRLEEGLFLWFRHERGKHTLVVGDHPSAYDGGTETRVRLAFGSSDAEHIHDWRRQLSFTPGRRAGKDYEFLTPNLDLVADTPSINRVPENTAYELYEYPARALTREAGERATRLRIQATETGFDRIEGRSSVRTLAAGSRFTPYEVAHPRHVYPAQVVTQILHRAEDPTYESGAGTPHYENAFTTLPADRPATPHRAVPRPRIDGLQIARIAGPPGEEIHTDAFGRVKLTHLWDRRARGDGTDTGWVRVTQSWGGTSWGQQIIPRVGMEALVAYQEGDPDRPIVVGIAPNPNNPVPYALPAHKTKLVVRSNTYKGRGYNEISMEDVAGSENLFTHAQKDMTTKVLNDATARVDANQVGSVGANHSFEVGNNQNQAIGGSRSLTVGAVGGVASAALGAAMAGLSGQTAGLLGQAMGVAMEAMAAEAGGSNAPVDAGALSGGGALAGLAAGFGGLVGGGGIGGLLGGGIDGVRAGINDASVRSLRTAGGAGMAAAGTALAGQVGGMMGGLGGVMNTMVTRFQNTTTGIAATEQVGVSKVVNVGQTASETVGHAKNLSIGQEYTVQVGDRMLVQVGTELKIVVGQSELIMDKDGNVTILGTNFNFTASGPVKINGKVIDLNLPGAAS from the coding sequence ATGAGCGAGCACGTGCGCTACACCCAGGCCGGGCGCCTGATGGCGATCGACACCGTGCTCGGACCCGACGCCCTGCTCCTCGAACGCCTCGAGGTCGAGGAGGGCCTCAACCGCCTCTTCACCATCCAGGCCCGCGTCCGCGCGCAACGCGACGAGGTCCGCCCCGACGAGATCGTCGGCACCGCCGCCGACCTCTCCCTCACGCTGGCCGACGGCTCGCAGCGGGTCTGGAACGGGCTCGTCACCGAGCTGCACGAGGGGCCGATCGTCACGAGAGGCGCGCGCCAGTACGCGCTGACCTTGCGCCCGCGGCTGTGGCTGATGAGCCAGCGCAGCGACTGCCGCATCTTCCTGACCCAATCGACGCTCGAGGTGCTGGAGACGCTGTGTGCCGAGCACCGCATCCGCGACTACAACCTTGCCGGCGTCACCCGCCCGCCGCAGAAGCGGGACTATGTCGTGCAGTGGAACGAGACCGATCTCGCCTATCTGCTGCGCCGCCTCGAAGAAGGCTTGTTCCTGTGGTTCCGGCATGAGCGCGGCAAGCACACGCTCGTCGTCGGCGACCATCCCTCGGCCTATGACGGCGGGACCGAGACCCGGGTCCGTCTCGCCTTCGGCTCGTCGGATGCCGAGCACATCCACGACTGGCGCCGGCAGCTCTCGTTCACCCCAGGAAGACGAGCCGGTAAGGATTACGAGTTTCTAACGCCAAATCTCGATCTGGTTGCCGATACACCGTCGATCAACCGCGTTCCCGAGAACACGGCTTACGAACTCTACGAGTATCCGGCAAGGGCGCTGACCCGCGAGGCCGGCGAGCGCGCCACGCGCCTGCGCATCCAGGCGACCGAGACCGGCTTCGACCGCATCGAGGGCCGCTCCAGCGTGCGCACGCTCGCGGCGGGCTCGCGCTTCACCCCCTACGAGGTGGCCCACCCGCGCCACGTCTACCCGGCGCAGGTAGTGACGCAGATCCTGCACCGGGCCGAGGACCCGACCTACGAGAGCGGGGCGGGCACGCCGCACTACGAGAACGCGTTCACCACCCTGCCGGCCGACCGCCCGGCGACGCCGCACCGCGCGGTGCCGCGCCCGCGCATCGACGGGTTGCAGATCGCCCGGATCGCGGGACCGCCGGGCGAGGAGATCCACACCGACGCGTTCGGACGGGTCAAGCTCACGCATCTGTGGGACCGGCGCGCCCGGGGCGACGGGACGGATACCGGTTGGGTTCGGGTGACGCAGTCCTGGGGCGGGACGAGCTGGGGCCAGCAGATCATCCCCAGGGTCGGGATGGAGGCGCTGGTGGCCTACCAGGAGGGCGATCCGGACCGGCCGATCGTGGTCGGGATCGCGCCCAACCCGAACAACCCGGTGCCCTACGCGCTGCCGGCGCACAAGACCAAGCTCGTGGTCCGGTCCAACACCTACAAGGGGCGGGGCTACAACGAGATCTCGATGGAGGACGTGGCGGGGTCCGAGAACCTGTTCACCCACGCCCAGAAGGACATGACGACGAAGGTTCTGAACGACGCGACGGCGCGGGTGGACGCCAACCAGGTCGGGAGCGTGGGGGCGAACCACTCGTTCGAGGTGGGGAACAACCAGAACCAGGCGATCGGTGGGTCGCGCTCGCTCACCGTGGGGGCGGTGGGCGGCGTGGCGAGCGCGGCGCTGGGCGCGGCGATGGCGGGTCTGTCGGGGCAGACGGCGGGGCTGCTGGGCCAGGCGATGGGCGTCGCGATGGAGGCGATGGCGGCCGAGGCCGGCGGATCGAACGCCCCCGTCGATGCGGGCGCGCTCTCGGGCGGCGGCGCGCTGGCGGGGCTGGCGGCGGGGTTCGGCGGGCTGGTCGGCGGCGGCGGCATCGGGGGCCTGCTCGGCGGGGGCATCGACGGGGTCCGGGCCGGGATCAACGACGCGAGCGTGCGCAGCCTGCGCACCGCCGGCGGGGCCGGGATGGCGGCGGCGGGCACCGCGCTCGCCGGCCAGGTCGGCGGGATGATGGGCGGCCTGGGGGGCGTGATGAACACGATGGTCACCCGCTTCCAGAACACCACCACCGGCATCGCCGCGACCGAGCAGGTCGGGGTCAGCAAGGTCGTCAATGTCGGGCAGACCGCGTCCGAGACCGTCGGCCACGCGAAGAACCTCAGTATCGGCCAGGAATACACCGTCCAGGTCGGCGACAGGATGCTCGTCCAGGTTGGCACCGAACTGAAGATCGTCGTTGGACAATCCGAGCTGATCATGGACAAGGACGGCAACGTCACGATCCTGGGCACGAACTTCAACTTCACCGCCTCCGGTCCGGTGAAGATCAACGGCAAGGTCATCGACCTGAACCTGCCCGGGGCGGCGAGCTGA
- a CDS encoding DUF2169 family type VI secretion system accessory protein — protein sequence MLARNETPFAAIGFAQLHRDGDLMACLAVRASYTLGADGAVELADRQETVLVDEHEGDPHRTPMRRVGDLIPFKPAADVTLVGSAHAPAGRPARTWPVELSVGGHTARLRVHGPRQWQPGLTLLKPTWKLGEAEPAAAVPLDYRRAAGGRFLGDPDGEVDRRNPIGPGIAHRDHTRPGRPFPAPQIDSPAAPVAGPYDAPEPQGFGPIPPWWEPRQRHAGTYDEAWKAERHPRLPGDFDYRFYQTAHPGLILPGYLHGSEAVRVSGCRPGGAALSFTLPGVVPVADHAWDDGRAVRSRLNLDGLHLDLSGERPRLDLTWRGWIARCPAYLFAVLSLLSLDEARGLPGCGAHGLTEAEDAA from the coding sequence ATGCTCGCCCGCAACGAGACCCCGTTCGCCGCGATCGGTTTCGCGCAGCTCCACCGCGACGGCGACCTGATGGCCTGCCTCGCGGTGCGGGCGTCCTACACGCTCGGCGCGGACGGCGCGGTCGAGCTCGCCGACCGGCAGGAGACCGTCCTGGTCGACGAGCACGAGGGCGATCCCCACCGCACGCCGATGCGTCGGGTCGGCGATCTCATCCCGTTCAAGCCGGCCGCCGACGTCACCCTGGTCGGGTCGGCGCATGCTCCGGCCGGCCGCCCGGCACGGACGTGGCCGGTCGAGCTGAGCGTCGGTGGACACACGGCGCGCCTGCGCGTGCACGGCCCGCGGCAGTGGCAGCCGGGGCTGACCCTGCTGAAGCCGACCTGGAAGCTCGGCGAGGCGGAACCGGCCGCGGCCGTGCCGCTCGACTACCGACGCGCGGCGGGCGGGCGCTTCCTCGGCGATCCCGACGGCGAGGTCGACCGGCGCAACCCGATCGGTCCCGGCATCGCGCACCGCGACCACACCCGGCCGGGCCGTCCCTTCCCGGCGCCGCAGATCGACAGCCCGGCCGCCCCCGTCGCCGGCCCCTACGACGCGCCCGAGCCGCAGGGCTTCGGGCCGATCCCGCCCTGGTGGGAGCCGCGCCAGCGCCATGCCGGCACCTACGACGAGGCCTGGAAGGCCGAGCGTCACCCGCGGCTGCCGGGCGACTTCGACTACCGCTTCTACCAGACCGCCCATCCCGGCCTGATCCTGCCGGGCTACCTGCACGGGAGCGAGGCGGTGCGGGTCTCGGGCTGCCGGCCCGGCGGGGCGGCGCTGTCCTTCACGCTGCCGGGGGTGGTGCCGGTCGCCGACCATGCCTGGGACGATGGGCGCGCGGTGCGCAGCCGGCTCAACCTCGACGGGCTGCACCTCGACCTGAGCGGCGAGCGACCGCGCCTCGATCTGACCTGGCGCGGCTGGATCGCCCGGTGCCCGGCCTACCTGTTCGCCGTGCTCTCGCTTCTTTCCCTGGACGAGGCCCGGGGCCTGCCGGGCTGCGGCGCGCACGGGCTGACCGAGGCGGAGGACGCGGCGTGA
- a CDS encoding PAAR-like domain-containing protein gives MSLPREGSRDVGRGIVVSTSPDVCLTPVGAAMVPVPYSLVAYQDRSAADMANSVRQTGLATHVQGSLITQSFGDEPGTGGGVKSGTRGAECEPKTWSSSVRAEGRPVVRHDDEWWMNHKNTVGRLIYTDDTSQYKGPPQSNTQYAMLTTANARLNENAGPSSRAPAGPQYAFSPAPWVPGILPRTAPTIRPLPPSFPSPLAPDGSQPDPTERPLPEMLRPIEPSAIPDPAPQPRPAPGPGDGTRTTGRCYGRRICFNRNGYDAKEYERQLQMQQDKINAKSPQQNVTDIDNYSPAMRKISEPYQNAAKQAYISANRDGFTQKFGSSAWREHISSLAALHRLDMVAGGDPTDIAGMGNTNINSAIGAAWNKPDSDSRKNQVRNYAKDMAEKGCPMQIRLSICERLEA, from the coding sequence ATGAGCCTGCCGCGGGAGGGCTCGCGCGACGTGGGCCGGGGAATCGTGGTCTCGACCAGCCCGGACGTGTGCCTGACGCCGGTGGGTGCGGCGATGGTGCCGGTGCCCTACAGCCTGGTGGCCTACCAGGACCGCTCGGCGGCCGACATGGCGAACTCGGTGCGCCAGACCGGTCTGGCGACGCACGTGCAGGGCTCGCTGATCACGCAGAGCTTCGGCGACGAGCCGGGCACGGGCGGTGGCGTGAAGTCGGGGACGCGGGGAGCGGAATGCGAGCCGAAGACGTGGTCGTCGAGCGTGCGGGCGGAGGGGCGCCCCGTGGTACGCCACGACGACGAGTGGTGGATGAACCACAAGAACACGGTCGGGCGGCTGATCTACACCGACGATACGAGTCAGTACAAAGGACCGCCCCAGTCGAACACGCAGTACGCGATGTTGACGACCGCCAACGCGCGGTTGAATGAGAACGCAGGACCTTCATCGCGAGCGCCGGCCGGACCGCAATACGCCTTCAGTCCGGCGCCCTGGGTTCCGGGCATCCTTCCGAGGACTGCCCCCACGATCCGTCCCCTGCCGCCGAGCTTTCCGAGCCCGCTGGCGCCCGATGGGTCGCAGCCCGACCCGACGGAGCGGCCACTACCGGAGATGCTGCGACCGATCGAGCCCTCGGCGATTCCGGATCCGGCGCCGCAGCCGAGGCCTGCTCCTGGTCCCGGCGACGGGACGCGCACGACGGGACGCTGCTATGGCCGGCGGATCTGCTTCAACCGCAACGGGTATGATGCCAAGGAGTACGAGCGTCAGCTCCAGATGCAGCAGGATAAGATCAATGCCAAGTCGCCGCAGCAGAATGTGACGGATATCGATAATTATAGCCCTGCGATGCGTAAAATCTCAGAGCCATATCAAAATGCAGCAAAACAAGCATATATTTCTGCCAATCGGGATGGCTTTACTCAAAAATTTGGATCCTCAGCATGGAGAGAGCACATCTCAAGCTTGGCGGCGCTGCATCGGCTCGACATGGTGGCGGGTGGCGATCCCACCGACATCGCTGGGATGGGCAACACCAACATCAATTCGGCGATCGGAGCCGCCTGGAACAAACCCGACAGCGATAGCCGAAAAAATCAGGTGCGTAACTATGCCAAAGACATGGCAGAAAAGGGATGCCCGATGCAAATCCGTCTGAGCATTTGCGAGAGGCTGGAAGCATGA
- a CDS encoding GAD-like domain-containing protein — MPEHDTFAQLIEEAGEPEQAIKVGYEDIERYGARLPNALLRFWQEHGRGSYNNGSYWICDPAPYQGIIEAIFKDDPDFEPTQMTVVGYDAFAQIWIWHRQRYGITVDLLLGTVYNPPDRSRISSETGKQFSADFSVGNFLSNFLYFDPTTDEDGEPLLPQARARLGPLGHNEVYGFFPALQLGGARRAENLRRVSAPEHMLFLASLEPLTVTRLTDPEPGYPFGRIVPVRRVGSP, encoded by the coding sequence ATGCCGGAACATGACACTTTCGCACAACTTATTGAAGAGGCAGGAGAGCCAGAGCAAGCAATAAAGGTAGGCTATGAAGATATCGAACGCTACGGCGCACGCTTGCCAAACGCGCTGCTCCGGTTCTGGCAAGAACATGGACGAGGATCATACAATAACGGTAGTTACTGGATCTGCGATCCTGCCCCGTATCAGGGCATTATCGAGGCCATCTTTAAGGACGACCCCGATTTCGAACCAACGCAAATGACGGTCGTTGGCTACGATGCGTTCGCTCAGATTTGGATTTGGCACCGACAGCGGTACGGCATCACGGTCGATCTGCTTCTAGGGACGGTATACAATCCACCCGATAGATCGCGAATCAGCAGCGAAACAGGAAAGCAGTTTTCCGCCGATTTTTCAGTAGGAAATTTTTTGTCGAACTTCCTGTATTTCGATCCAACGACGGACGAGGACGGCGAGCCGCTCCTGCCGCAGGCACGCGCCCGACTCGGGCCGCTCGGACACAACGAGGTGTACGGTTTCTTCCCCGCCCTGCAACTGGGAGGTGCGCGCCGGGCCGAGAACCTGCGCCGGGTGAGCGCCCCCGAGCACATGTTGTTCCTGGCCTCCCTCGAACCGCTCACGGTGACCCGCCTCACCGATCCCGAACCCGGATATCCTTTCGGCCGCATCGTGCCGGTCCGTCGCGTCGGCTCGCCCTAG
- a CDS encoding DUF6531 domain-containing protein, with protein MPEEPKDPKNQKGRADCPCEVSNPVRIDTGASVSHDVEFTIRGTLDLVLSRHYASDETFLGPLGRGVASPLDVVLTETPDGDLVYRESVHRRISFERPAPLPRFFVYNDAYKHLALAFDDLDALVVKDRGLFRRFARCPDEAWRLMRIEDRNGTAIVVTRDAQGLIIRIDHPDGLALAFANDPQGRRIRVELVGTDGSACEILRYAYDARGNLAAAQATHGPSHTYEHDDWDRRVAWTDVVTTWSRRIYDAESRVVRIATRDAGRSADASRRAGAAHRDRRPRTCGSPSAGRSGRRRKSAATRRACASRSPARPGRGCRRCAARRNPPPPPPGRRRRGSGGRCARSGW; from the coding sequence GTGCCGGAGGAGCCCAAGGATCCCAAGAACCAGAAGGGCCGCGCCGACTGCCCGTGCGAGGTGAGCAACCCGGTGCGCATCGACACCGGCGCCTCGGTCTCGCACGACGTCGAGTTCACGATCCGCGGCACCCTCGACCTCGTCCTGTCGCGCCACTACGCCTCCGACGAGACCTTCCTCGGCCCGCTCGGGCGCGGCGTGGCGAGCCCGCTCGACGTCGTCCTGACCGAGACCCCCGACGGCGACCTCGTCTACCGCGAGAGCGTGCACCGCCGCATCTCCTTCGAGCGGCCTGCTCCCCTCCCGCGCTTCTTCGTCTACAACGACGCCTACAAGCACCTCGCGCTCGCCTTCGACGACCTCGACGCCCTGGTCGTGAAGGACCGCGGCCTGTTCCGCCGCTTCGCCCGCTGCCCGGACGAGGCCTGGCGCCTGATGCGGATCGAGGACCGCAACGGCACCGCCATCGTGGTCACCCGCGATGCGCAGGGGCTGATCATCCGCATCGACCATCCCGACGGTCTGGCGCTCGCCTTCGCCAACGACCCGCAGGGCCGGCGCATCCGGGTCGAACTGGTCGGCACCGACGGCAGCGCCTGCGAGATCCTGCGCTACGCCTACGACGCGCGCGGCAACCTCGCGGCGGCGCAAGCCACGCACGGCCCGTCGCACACCTACGAGCACGACGACTGGGACCGGCGCGTCGCCTGGACCGACGTCGTCACCACCTGGTCGCGTCGGATCTACGACGCCGAGAGCCGGGTGGTCCGCATCGCCACCCGCGACGCCGGTCGTAGCGCAGATGCGTCTCGTCGCGCGGGCGCAGCCCATCGGGATCGTCGGCCGCGAACGTGCGGATCGCCGTCAGCCGGTCGGAGCGGTCGTAGGCGTAAGTCAGCCGCGACCCGTCGGGCTTGCGCGTCGCGGTCACCCGCCCGGCCGGGTCGCGGGTGTAGGCGGTGCGCCGCCCGTCGAAATCCTCCTCCGCCACCACCCGGCCGGCGGCGTCGCGGATCAGGCGGTAGGTGTGCCCGGTCTGGTTGGTGA
- a CDS encoding RHS repeat-associated core domain-containing protein — translation MRCETPEGAVWHYRYDAFGRRLSKVRQFTDTERAWVSRRYPELVPAALRPETVLWTWPEPPRGHALHDPRPPVVGVQFLWDGDVVAEEAPLRLGGGVDWAAATRWHYEPESFVPVAKQEADGSLRYIVTDHLGTPREMFDEAGGLRWAVSLTTWGCVRRVVAPPAPDNDAGRVALYPRARVDGSVALKAEPDAGAYACPIRFQGQWADEENGANYNWYRYYDPILGQYVSPDPFKLSGGDRLLGYVQNPNLWIDPIGWSQRLQAAVNQAVREIGANPSLAKDLMTPASYRHLVVRSRLAQASYGKAIERRTAQILEKDPTLEWAGKYLKGPDGKFVGGPDFSGSGGATYDITTGAGVPSHLVRPYGQTTGYITYPSLPENLVFPP, via the coding sequence GTGCGGTGCGAGACGCCGGAGGGGGCGGTCTGGCACTACCGCTACGACGCGTTCGGGCGCCGCCTGAGCAAGGTGCGGCAGTTCACGGATACCGAGCGGGCGTGGGTGTCGCGCCGGTACCCGGAACTGGTGCCGGCGGCGCTGCGACCGGAGACGGTCCTGTGGACGTGGCCGGAGCCGCCGAGGGGCCACGCCCTGCACGACCCGCGCCCGCCGGTCGTGGGTGTGCAGTTCCTGTGGGACGGGGACGTGGTGGCGGAAGAAGCGCCGCTTCGTCTGGGCGGGGGTGTCGACTGGGCGGCGGCGACGCGGTGGCACTACGAGCCGGAGAGCTTCGTGCCGGTGGCCAAGCAGGAAGCGGACGGGTCGCTGCGCTACATCGTGACGGACCATCTGGGCACGCCGCGGGAGATGTTCGACGAGGCGGGGGGCCTGCGGTGGGCGGTGTCGCTGACGACGTGGGGGTGCGTGCGGCGGGTGGTGGCGCCGCCGGCGCCGGACAACGACGCGGGGCGGGTTGCGCTCTACCCGCGGGCTCGGGTGGATGGTAGCGTCGCGCTGAAGGCGGAACCGGATGCGGGGGCTTACGCGTGCCCGATCCGGTTCCAGGGGCAGTGGGCGGATGAAGAAAATGGCGCAAATTATAATTGGTATCGATATTACGACCCGATATTAGGGCAGTACGTATCGCCTGACCCATTCAAATTGTCAGGAGGTGATCGATTGCTTGGTTATGTGCAAAATCCAAACTTATGGATTGATCCGATTGGCTGGTCCCAGCGACTTCAAGCAGCGGTAAATCAAGCTGTTCGTGAGATTGGCGCAAATCCGAGCCTTGCTAAAGACCTAATGACACCGGCGAGTTATAGGCATCTTGTAGTCCGCAGTCGCTTGGCTCAAGCAAGCTATGGCAAGGCAATCGAGCGGCGCACCGCTCAAATTCTGGAGAAAGACCCGACTTTGGAATGGGCCGGCAAATATCTGAAAGGGCCTGATGGCAAATTTGTAGGCGGCCCTGATTTCTCGGGATCGGGTGGAGCGACGTACGATATCACGACAGGAGCGGGCGTTCCGTCCCATCTCGTCAGACCCTATGGACAGACAACCGGCTATATCACTTATCCGAGTCTGCCAGAAAATTTGGTGTTCCCCCCATGA